A genome region from Arachis duranensis cultivar V14167 chromosome 8, aradu.V14167.gnm2.J7QH, whole genome shotgun sequence includes the following:
- the LOC107460772 gene encoding uncharacterized protein LOC107460772, which translates to MLSFYKRQTQKVDGNIIKNPLICKVCRLAMMSLEKALGPESPRTRTELHADFESTSKKRKWQQGPQDHPPFAQEFFKDHMINSTNKQVFDIQLHLDTPFTPHKWRQFLALHHHQSMEKPEPIPPNHQNHQNHMSLDLDLNLTCESLKKKEEAVVPEGMNSNKLIIKKNNNEEEGLIRTPSWLSMSEGDNEKEMVATVCMRCHMLVMLCKSSPSCPNCKFMHPPDQNPSFLKKRCGPLFC; encoded by the exons ATGCTTTCATTCTACAAAAGACAGACGCAAAAGGTTGATGGCAATATAATTAAGAACCCTTTGATTTGTAAGGTGTGTAGGTTAGCTATGATGTCCCTTGAGAAAGCATTGGGTCCTGAGAGCCCAAGAACCAGAACCGAACTCCATGCAGATTTCGAATCCACTTCAAAGAAGAGAAAGTGGCAGCAGGGTCCCCAAGACCACCCACCTTTTGCCCAAGAATTCTTCAAGGATCACATGATAAACTCAACAAACAAACAGGTCTTCGACATACAGCTTCACCTCGACACCCCTTTTACCCCACATAAATGGCGTCAATTCCTcgctcttcatcatcatcag TCAATGGAGAAACCGGAACCGATACCTCCAAATCACCAGAATCATCAGAATCACATGAGCTTAGACCTTGATCTGAACTTGACATGTGAATctctgaagaagaaagaagaagcagtagtaCCGGAGGGGATGAATTCGAACAAGCTTATTATTAAGAAGAATAATAATGAGGAGGAGGGTTTGATCCGTACTCCGTCGTGGCTGTCAATGTCAGAGGGAGATAATGAGAAAGAGATGGTTGCAACGGTTTGCATGCGGTGTCACATGCTGGTGATGCTGTGCAAATCTTCTCCTTCCTGTCCTAACTGCAAATTCATGCACCCACCAGATCAGAACCCCTCTTTCTTGAAGAAGAGGTGTGGCCCCCTCTTCTGCTAG
- the LOC107460846 gene encoding uncharacterized protein LOC107460846 codes for MTLQGLSTVALAKRPPSPRFKVDSGRSRLLYGDRISSYGASASRIRTKSIRCAGLGESRQGSLGNNNSVVYEGIYGPWTIESSDVREVILYRSGLVTAATSFVIAASAAFFPDSSSLSAVLKQNLDAFYVIGSGGLGLSLLLIHIYVTQIKRILQTLWVLGVIGSATVYINFAQPANESLTQYVLENPSAVWLVGPLFAAMTGLVFKEGLCYGKLEAGVLTFVIPILLLGHLFGLMDDGPKLFLLASWMTLFVIFAGRKFTQPIKDDIGDKSVFMFNSLGQDEKETLLEKLQQGKTQ; via the exons ATGACATTGCAAGGTTTGAGTACGGTGGCACTAGCGAAACGGCCTCCTAGTCCTCGATTCAAAGTAGACAGTGGTAGATCGAGGTTATTATATGGTGATCGAATTTCTTCTTATGGAGCATCAGCCAGCAGAATCAGAACCAAGTCAATAAGATGTGCAGGTTTGGGAGAAAGCCGCCAAGGTTCCTTGGGCAATAACAATAGTGTTGTTTACGAGGGTATTTATGGCCCCTGGACCATTGAATCATCAGATGTTCGCGAG GTAATTTTGTACAGATCAGGATTGGTGACAGCTGCGACATCATTTGTGATCGCCGCATCAGCTGCCTTTTTTCCAGATAGCTCATCACTAAGTGCTGTACTCAAGCAAAACCTGGATGCTTTTTATGTTATTGGCTCAGGTGGGTTGGGTTTATCATTACTATTGATTCACATCTATGTCACTCAGATCAAGCGCATCCTACAAACATTGTGGGTGCTTGGCGTTATTGGATCAGCCACTGTTTACATCAACTTTGCACAACCAGCTAATGAGAGTCTGACACAGTATGTTTTGGAAAACCCATCTGCTGTTTGGCTTGTTGGTCCTCTTTTTGCTGCGATGACAGGGTTGGTCTTCAAGGAAG GATTGTGCTATGGCAAGTTAGAAGCAGGAGTACTCACTTTTGTTATTCCTATTCTTCTTCTCGGTCATTTG TTTGGTTTGATGGATGATGGACCTAAATTATTTCTACTTGCTTCATGGATGACGCTTTTCGTGATATTTGCGGGAAGGAAGTTCACTCAGCCAATCAAG GATGATATTGGCGACAAGTCTGTTTTCATGTTCAATTCTCTTGGACAAGATGAAAAGGAGACATTGCTTGAGAAATTACAACAGGGCAAAACTCAATAG